In Kitasatospora gansuensis, a genomic segment contains:
- a CDS encoding glycoside hydrolase family 43 protein — MTATTGPGPHPSRRLFLGMAATVPLALSGTLALGTRPAYAADAAYVMGYFTESAALLDANYGLHLAVSTDGLRWMPLNQNNPVVTPTAGAGGLRDPFIMRKQDGTFVVLATDLKGFDWGYNSQYIHVWDSADLRTLTGYRRIKLHDMVTHSWAPESFWDAGRGAYGIIYSSVNASGHGVIMVNYTTDFQTVSSPQVFFDPGYDIIDGTLAVGVNGVNYLYHKRDETLVGARSTTLNPGSFTPFSTAAAHGATEAPTLVKSLTSGSWYLWGDTYSPNGVFYAWQSNDLAAGTWTPLDQRLYTQPLNSKHCTIATITTSEYDNLVAKWGSPAWNRLKSYNYPDRYVRHANSVARIDVYPFDPYTESQWKLVPGLADSAGVSFQSVNFPTRYLRHYNYDLRLEENDGTATFAADATFHRTAGLADSAWSSFRSHNFPTRYIRHTGFVLRIDPISTTTDKADATFHVGY, encoded by the coding sequence ATGACCGCCACAACCGGCCCCGGCCCCCACCCGTCGCGCCGACTGTTCCTCGGTATGGCCGCCACCGTCCCGCTGGCCCTGAGCGGCACGCTGGCCCTGGGCACGCGGCCCGCCTACGCTGCCGACGCGGCCTACGTCATGGGCTACTTCACCGAGTCCGCGGCCTTGCTGGACGCCAACTACGGCCTGCACCTGGCCGTCAGCACCGACGGCCTGCGCTGGATGCCGCTCAACCAGAACAACCCCGTGGTGACCCCGACCGCGGGTGCGGGCGGCCTGCGTGATCCGTTCATCATGCGCAAGCAGGACGGCACCTTCGTCGTACTCGCCACCGACCTCAAGGGCTTCGACTGGGGCTACAACAGCCAGTACATCCACGTCTGGGACTCCGCGGACCTGCGCACCCTCACCGGCTACCGACGCATCAAGCTGCACGACATGGTCACCCACAGCTGGGCGCCCGAGTCGTTCTGGGACGCAGGCCGGGGCGCGTACGGGATCATCTACTCGTCCGTCAATGCCAGCGGCCACGGCGTGATCATGGTGAACTACACCACCGATTTCCAGACGGTGTCGTCCCCGCAGGTTTTCTTCGATCCCGGCTACGACATCATTGACGGCACTCTGGCCGTGGGCGTCAACGGCGTCAACTACCTCTACCACAAGAGGGACGAGACCCTGGTCGGCGCGCGGTCGACCACCCTCAATCCGGGCAGCTTCACGCCCTTCAGCACGGCGGCCGCTCACGGTGCCACCGAGGCGCCGACCCTGGTGAAGTCCCTGACCTCCGGATCCTGGTACCTGTGGGGCGACACCTACTCGCCGAACGGCGTCTTCTACGCCTGGCAGAGCAACGACCTCGCCGCCGGCACCTGGACCCCGCTCGACCAGCGCCTCTACACCCAGCCGCTCAACTCCAAGCACTGCACCATCGCGACGATCACCACGAGTGAGTACGACAACCTCGTGGCGAAGTGGGGCAGCCCCGCCTGGAACCGGCTGAAGTCCTACAACTACCCCGACCGTTACGTCCGCCATGCCAACTCCGTTGCCCGGATCGATGTCTACCCGTTCGACCCGTACACCGAGTCGCAGTGGAAGCTCGTGCCCGGCCTGGCCGACAGCGCGGGTGTGTCCTTCCAGTCGGTGAACTTCCCGACCCGCTATCTGCGGCACTACAACTACGACCTGCGACTGGAAGAGAACGACGGCACCGCGACCTTCGCCGCGGACGCCACGTTCCACAGGACCGCCGGACTGGCCGACTCCGCCTGGTCGTCGTTCCGATCGCACAACTTCCCGACGCGCTACATCCGGCACACCGGCTTCGTCCTTCGCATCGACCCGATCTCCACCACCACGGATAAGGCCGACGCCACCTTCCACGTCGGCTACTGA
- a CDS encoding DUF7927 domain-containing protein, with translation MKVYDEDFENVAAGSEPVLLSSYKGASGETYTADPAWLQDCNGWVLNKADSAGFGQGLSECQDAFFWDELRDITAGIGSYEGLPVPASNHAVAGFTKNQAVPVDAVEFRTVEPIPLGSANRFLTAAVTSGAGNCNLVGPRLQFDLVDGTTEYPVTDEPINPCTDTDRKEYPGVQSPVFVVHKAADKPKLYPGTSVGVVMRNAETTPVGNDAAFDDIQVLDVTPQVDKSFSPSPVAVGATSTLTFTVTNTSDLLAKQGWSFADHLPPGLTVAGTAKPTTSCTNGKVAATAGGTSVGLSGDLDAGQASCTLSVDVTSGTAGTYRNCADNTSDLVGVLPPACATVVFDTPHYEITKTANPAAGSSIAPGTKVAYTVVVRNTGTLPVDATAVDDLSGVLDDAVYDDADASSGTVTYAAPKLSWSGTLQPGQSATVTYSVTVNTPDTGDRKLHNHVTGDRHSNCLTGSEAGCISDLTVGGLVVSKTADASSAEPGQRVTYTLKVTNPNGSTYPGATVTDDLTNVLDDATWGNDATTTSGTVTYAAPVLSWTGDVPAGRTVTITYSVTADNPDIGDHRLDNTIVGPAGSNCAAGSSDTDCSTHGKVAPSPSPSASPRPSPSPSPSPNPAPLPNTGGKPLIRYAGLAAALALAAGILLTAVVRRRSRS, from the coding sequence GTGAAGGTGTACGACGAGGACTTCGAGAACGTCGCCGCGGGCTCGGAACCGGTGCTGCTGTCCTCGTACAAGGGCGCGTCGGGCGAGACGTACACCGCCGACCCCGCCTGGCTCCAGGACTGCAACGGGTGGGTGCTGAACAAGGCGGACTCGGCCGGCTTCGGGCAGGGGCTGAGCGAGTGCCAGGACGCGTTCTTCTGGGACGAGCTGCGTGACATCACCGCGGGGATCGGGTCCTACGAGGGGCTGCCGGTCCCCGCGTCCAACCACGCCGTGGCCGGGTTCACCAAGAACCAGGCCGTCCCGGTGGACGCCGTGGAGTTCCGGACCGTCGAGCCGATCCCCCTGGGCTCGGCCAACCGGTTCCTCACGGCGGCGGTGACCTCCGGCGCCGGGAACTGCAACCTCGTCGGGCCCAGGCTGCAGTTCGACCTGGTCGACGGCACCACCGAGTACCCGGTGACCGACGAGCCGATCAACCCCTGCACCGACACCGACCGGAAGGAGTACCCGGGGGTCCAGAGTCCCGTCTTCGTGGTGCACAAGGCCGCCGACAAGCCGAAGCTCTATCCGGGGACTTCGGTCGGCGTGGTCATGCGCAACGCCGAGACGACGCCGGTCGGCAACGATGCGGCGTTCGACGACATCCAGGTGCTCGATGTGACTCCCCAGGTGGACAAGTCGTTCTCGCCGTCCCCGGTGGCGGTGGGCGCGACCTCGACGCTGACGTTCACGGTGACCAACACCTCGGACCTGCTCGCGAAGCAGGGCTGGTCATTCGCCGACCACCTGCCGCCCGGTCTGACCGTGGCCGGCACGGCGAAGCCCACCACGAGCTGCACGAACGGCAAGGTCGCAGCGACCGCCGGGGGCACCTCGGTCGGCCTGTCAGGCGACCTGGACGCCGGCCAGGCCTCCTGCACCCTGAGCGTGGACGTGACCTCGGGCACGGCCGGGACCTACCGGAACTGCGCCGACAACACGTCGGACCTGGTCGGGGTGCTGCCGCCGGCCTGCGCCACCGTGGTGTTCGACACCCCCCACTACGAGATCACCAAGACGGCGAACCCGGCTGCGGGCAGCAGTATCGCGCCGGGCACCAAGGTCGCCTACACGGTGGTGGTGCGGAACACTGGCACGCTGCCGGTGGACGCCACAGCGGTCGACGACCTCAGCGGCGTACTCGACGACGCGGTCTACGACGACGCCGACGCCAGCTCCGGCACCGTCACCTACGCGGCGCCGAAGCTGTCCTGGTCGGGGACACTGCAACCGGGGCAGAGCGCGACGGTCACCTACTCGGTGACGGTGAACACCCCGGACACCGGTGACCGGAAGCTGCACAACCACGTCACCGGCGACCGCCACTCGAACTGCCTCACGGGCAGCGAGGCCGGCTGCATCAGCGACCTTACCGTCGGGGGCCTGGTCGTATCGAAGACCGCCGATGCCTCGTCAGCCGAGCCCGGTCAGCGGGTCACCTACACGCTCAAGGTCACCAACCCGAACGGGAGCACATACCCCGGGGCCACGGTGACCGACGACCTGACGAACGTGCTGGACGACGCGACGTGGGGCAACGACGCCACCACGACCTCCGGCACCGTCACTTACGCGGCCCCGGTGCTCTCCTGGACTGGCGACGTACCCGCGGGCCGAACCGTGACGATCACCTACTCGGTCACAGCCGACAATCCCGACATCGGCGACCACCGGCTCGACAACACGATCGTCGGCCCCGCAGGCTCCAACTGCGCCGCCGGCTCCAGCGACACCGACTGCTCCACCCACGGAAAGGTCGCCCCGAGCCCGAGCCCGAGCGCCAGCCCGCGTCCCAGCCCGAGTCCGAGTCCCAGCCCGAATCCGGCCCCGCTGCCCAACACCGGCGGCAAACCCCTCATCCGGTATGCGGGTCTGGCCGCCGCCCTCGCCCTCGCTGCCGGAATCCTCCTCACCGCCGTCGTGCGCCGCCGGAGCCGCAGCTGA
- a CDS encoding NADPH:quinone reductase, with translation MLASWYDAQGPAAEVLQVGELPDPTPGPGEVRVRITVSGVNPGDTKKRTGWTGSGMPYPRVIPHSDAAGVIDAVGHGVDERRSGQRVWVYGAQSYRAFGTAAQYAVVPAGLTVPLPDHLSDDLGASLGIPGITAHRSVFADGPVDGKVVLVNGALGGVGSLAAQLAAWGGATVIGTVRRTADLDRVDPAVISHAVALDAADPAAEVLAHAPASVDRIIEVSLSDNADLDNAVAANGATIAAYATRADRTEIPFWTLLFNNVTLRLIGSDDFPADAKLQAARDLTSAAAVGALTVDVGDRYPLADIAKAHDRVDAGGRGRVLIDIPR, from the coding sequence ATGCTTGCTTCCTGGTACGACGCACAAGGCCCGGCCGCCGAGGTACTGCAGGTCGGCGAACTGCCCGACCCCACCCCCGGCCCCGGAGAGGTCCGCGTCCGCATCACCGTCTCGGGGGTGAACCCCGGCGACACCAAGAAGCGCACCGGCTGGACCGGCTCCGGCATGCCCTACCCGCGGGTGATCCCGCACAGCGACGCCGCCGGCGTGATCGACGCGGTCGGCCACGGAGTCGACGAGCGCCGCAGCGGGCAGCGCGTGTGGGTGTACGGCGCCCAGTCCTACCGGGCCTTCGGTACCGCCGCCCAGTACGCAGTCGTGCCCGCCGGCCTCACCGTCCCGTTGCCCGACCACCTCTCCGACGATCTCGGCGCGAGCCTGGGCATCCCCGGCATCACCGCGCACCGCAGCGTGTTCGCCGACGGCCCGGTCGATGGCAAGGTCGTCCTGGTCAACGGGGCCCTCGGCGGGGTCGGCTCGCTGGCAGCCCAGCTCGCCGCCTGGGGCGGGGCCACCGTCATCGGCACCGTCCGCCGCACAGCCGACCTGGACCGGGTCGATCCGGCGGTCATCTCCCACGCCGTCGCCCTCGACGCCGCCGACCCGGCCGCCGAGGTCCTCGCCCACGCCCCCGCCAGTGTGGACCGGATCATCGAGGTGTCCCTGTCCGACAACGCCGACCTCGACAACGCCGTCGCCGCCAACGGCGCAACCATCGCCGCCTACGCCACCCGCGCCGACCGCACCGAAATCCCCTTCTGGACCCTGCTGTTCAACAACGTCACCCTGCGCCTGATCGGCAGCGACGACTTCCCCGCCGACGCCAAACTCCAGGCCGCCCGTGATCTGACCTCCGCGGCCGCCGTCGGCGCGCTTACCGTCGATGTCGGCGACCGCTACCCGCTCGCCGACATCGCCAAGGCCCACGACCGCGTCGACGCCGGCGGCCGCGGCCGCGTTCTGATCGACATTCCCCGATAA
- a CDS encoding PadR family transcriptional regulator yields MLELSILGFLAAGPLPGHELRRRITHLTGYSRPVSDGTLYPAINRLTKAGLIQRRPAPEAGGGRYVLNLTDAGREDMLRRLREPAEHELTDFPRWFTILAFLSLLPDLADQHAVLRRRLAFLEESASFFYDGETPLRAEEVADPYRRGMLLTARATSQAERAWIRESLGQDAPEPGPTRAPHTSSPLDASAS; encoded by the coding sequence ATGCTGGAACTCTCCATACTCGGCTTCCTGGCCGCAGGCCCCCTTCCCGGACACGAGCTACGCCGCCGCATCACGCACCTCACCGGATACAGCCGACCGGTCAGCGACGGCACCCTCTACCCGGCGATCAACCGCCTGACCAAGGCCGGACTGATTCAGCGGCGACCCGCGCCGGAAGCAGGAGGCGGCCGGTATGTGCTGAACCTGACCGACGCGGGCCGCGAGGACATGCTCCGGCGGCTGCGCGAGCCGGCCGAGCACGAACTCACCGACTTCCCCCGCTGGTTCACGATCCTGGCCTTCCTCTCCCTGCTCCCGGACCTGGCCGACCAGCACGCGGTGCTCAGGCGCCGGCTCGCCTTCCTGGAGGAATCGGCGAGCTTCTTCTACGACGGAGAGACGCCGCTGCGCGCCGAGGAGGTCGCCGACCCCTACCGGCGCGGCATGCTGCTCACCGCCCGCGCCACCAGCCAGGCCGAACGAGCCTGGATCCGCGAGTCCCTCGGCCAGGACGCCCCCGAGCCCGGCCCCACGCGCGCCCCACACACCTCCTCCCCGCTCGACGCATCGGCGAGCTGA
- a CDS encoding ester cyclase, whose protein sequence is MVLPFAPNTTTQAERQRKMSPESVESVMKRFVEFINTADEDLAREVIAPDAVFHAPSHAEPLRGPEGYLEIIAMMRSAFPDIRWTLEESITEGGTVAARFTMRGTHEGEFFGIPATGNKIAVQAMNFYYLADGRIVKERGQPDLLGLMQQIGAVPAP, encoded by the coding sequence ATGGTCCTGCCGTTCGCTCCGAACACCACCACGCAGGCAGAGAGGCAGAGGAAGATGTCACCGGAATCCGTTGAATCAGTGATGAAGCGCTTCGTCGAGTTCATCAACACAGCCGACGAGGACCTCGCCCGGGAGGTCATCGCCCCCGACGCGGTGTTCCACGCACCCAGTCACGCTGAACCGCTGCGGGGCCCTGAGGGCTACCTGGAGATCATCGCGATGATGCGCAGCGCATTCCCCGACATCCGGTGGACGCTGGAGGAGAGCATCACCGAAGGCGGCACGGTGGCAGCACGGTTCACCATGCGCGGCACTCACGAAGGCGAGTTCTTCGGCATCCCTGCCACCGGCAACAAGATCGCGGTCCAGGCCATGAACTTCTACTACCTGGCCGATGGACGCATCGTCAAAGAGCGGGGTCAGCCCGATCTCCTCGGGCTCATGCAGCAGATCGGCGCCGTACCGGCGCCGTGA
- a CDS encoding MFS transporter — protein sequence MESLAPAPPAQAIAVLPRSSILVAALSTVVEWYDFTLYLYMTTVLSRVFFGTGSTSLLITLAVFAVAYLMRPLGAMAFGHIGDRLGRRKVLLGSMAVMTAAMLATALLPTHDQIGSIAGALLLLLRCVMGFAVGGEYTGVTAYLVEGAPPHRRGLVASLASAASEIGALLAAGVAALTVTLVPGPTLDAWGWRIPFLFGTLLATTVLIARSTMRESPAFEQQPPPDTKGAGPLMTTVRTQRPALYRTFAISALGSVTYYVGISYVPTYLGAVSGFSESDALWLSTIAALVVIVVTPFVGALSDRVGRRPALTLFGALAVILPPAMFGLMTQGSFAAALTGAVVLACMAGGISAVAASAIAEQFPVAQRLSGLALGATAATALFGGLTPYASQALVDSTGWALIPGALVAVTALAVLPVLRRLPETAPAIRAPQPGHLAPEPEPQAR from the coding sequence ATGGAATCCCTCGCACCCGCACCGCCCGCTCAGGCGATAGCCGTCCTGCCCCGGTCCTCCATTCTGGTAGCGGCCCTGTCCACCGTCGTGGAGTGGTACGACTTCACGCTGTACCTGTACATGACCACCGTGCTGTCCCGGGTGTTCTTCGGCACCGGCTCCACCTCGCTCTTGATCACCCTGGCGGTCTTCGCCGTCGCCTACCTGATGCGCCCGCTCGGCGCGATGGCCTTCGGCCACATCGGGGACCGGCTCGGGCGCCGCAAGGTGCTGCTCGGCTCGATGGCAGTCATGACCGCCGCGATGCTGGCCACCGCCCTGCTCCCGACCCACGACCAGATCGGCTCCATCGCCGGGGCGCTGCTGTTGCTGCTGCGCTGCGTCATGGGCTTCGCCGTCGGCGGCGAATACACCGGTGTCACCGCCTACCTGGTCGAAGGTGCCCCACCCCACCGGCGCGGCCTGGTCGCCTCACTGGCCTCCGCCGCCAGCGAGATCGGTGCACTGCTCGCCGCCGGCGTCGCTGCCCTCACCGTCACCCTCGTCCCCGGTCCCACCCTGGACGCGTGGGGGTGGCGCATCCCCTTCCTGTTCGGCACGCTGCTCGCCACCACGGTGCTGATCGCCCGCTCCACCATGCGCGAATCCCCCGCCTTCGAGCAGCAGCCCCCGCCCGACACCAAGGGCGCGGGCCCACTGATGACCACGGTGCGCACCCAGCGCCCCGCGCTCTACCGGACGTTCGCGATCTCGGCGCTCGGCTCGGTGACGTACTACGTCGGCATCAGCTACGTCCCCACCTACCTCGGCGCGGTCAGCGGCTTCAGCGAGTCCGACGCCCTCTGGCTGTCGACCATCGCGGCCCTCGTCGTCATCGTCGTCACGCCGTTCGTGGGTGCCCTGTCCGACCGGGTCGGCCGCCGCCCCGCACTCACGCTCTTCGGTGCCCTGGCGGTGATCCTGCCGCCGGCCATGTTCGGCCTGATGACCCAGGGCAGCTTCGCCGCCGCACTGACCGGCGCGGTCGTCCTGGCCTGCATGGCAGGCGGCATCAGCGCGGTCGCGGCCTCCGCGATCGCTGAACAGTTCCCCGTCGCCCAGCGCCTCAGCGGCCTCGCGCTCGGCGCCACCGCTGCTACCGCCCTCTTCGGCGGACTCACCCCTTACGCCTCCCAGGCCCTGGTCGACTCCACCGGCTGGGCCCTGATCCCCGGCGCCCTGGTCGCCGTCACTGCCCTGGCCGTCCTGCCCGTCCTGCGCCGCCTCCCGGAAACCGCGCCGGCTATCCGTGCACCCCAGCCCGGCCATCTCGCCCCGGAACCCGAACCCCAAGCCCGCTGA
- a CDS encoding LPXTG cell wall anchor domain-containing protein — MAVLTASAGVGALAPTAGAEPTVRISVDAGTSLGTVPNSGAGLNTGFGDEHMGDAQVTSLMKAAGVRQLRYPGGSGADDYHWKTHTSGDGSGWIPSNTDFDHFMATAKTVGAQPILTANYGSGTPQEAADWVKYANVDKGYGVKYWEIGNEVYGNGHYGDGKGWELDKHADKSPKEYGKNLIAYSKAMKAVDPTVKIGAVLTTPGGWPDKEKAPGDSADWNNTVLSIAGSSIDFVIVHWYPGGTTTADLLNTPSRIAATTSELRSLIAKYTGSRAASVEIAVTETDAVGSPALTSQAAALFAPDTYMTWFEQGATHVDWWNLHNGTSEAPTTVHGETDYQDGGVLSAGTCAGGKCQPPRDTPFPTYWGIRSLTALAQPGDTIVKSSSGDSSVAVHAVRSNNGGLNVMLINKSPQNAAEVSLSYAGFTPAAGAVTTVSYAKEGTALTTAERGTAVAQTLPPYSITTLQLKPASKTAGADKPSPLPKPTAATPTAATPVVSASGTTGSRAQAEKGIPVGHPSPSPSSTSGGLASTGMSDAVTYSAVGGLLAIAAGSVLVLRGRRRKALHGK; from the coding sequence GTGGCGGTACTCACCGCCTCGGCCGGTGTCGGCGCCCTGGCGCCCACCGCGGGCGCCGAGCCGACCGTCCGCATCAGTGTGGATGCCGGCACCTCCCTGGGCACGGTGCCCAACAGTGGCGCCGGCCTCAACACGGGCTTCGGCGACGAGCACATGGGGGACGCCCAGGTGACATCGCTGATGAAGGCCGCGGGAGTCCGGCAGCTGCGCTATCCCGGCGGCTCCGGCGCGGACGACTACCACTGGAAGACCCACACCTCCGGCGACGGCAGCGGCTGGATCCCCTCCAACACCGACTTCGACCACTTCATGGCCACCGCGAAGACGGTCGGCGCCCAGCCGATCCTGACCGCGAACTACGGTTCCGGCACCCCCCAGGAGGCCGCCGACTGGGTCAAGTACGCCAACGTCGACAAGGGTTACGGCGTGAAGTACTGGGAGATCGGCAACGAGGTCTACGGCAACGGGCACTACGGCGACGGCAAGGGCTGGGAACTTGACAAGCACGCCGACAAGAGCCCGAAGGAGTACGGGAAGAACCTGATCGCCTACTCGAAGGCGATGAAGGCCGTGGACCCGACGGTGAAGATCGGAGCGGTGCTCACCACCCCCGGCGGCTGGCCGGATAAGGAGAAGGCTCCCGGTGACAGCGCCGACTGGAACAACACGGTGCTCTCCATCGCGGGAAGCTCGATCGACTTCGTCATCGTCCACTGGTATCCGGGCGGCACCACCACGGCCGACCTGCTGAACACCCCCTCCCGGATCGCCGCTACCACGTCCGAGCTGCGCTCGCTGATCGCCAAGTACACGGGCTCGCGCGCCGCTTCGGTGGAGATCGCGGTCACCGAGACCGACGCCGTCGGCTCGCCCGCCCTGACCAGCCAGGCCGCAGCCCTGTTCGCGCCGGACACCTACATGACCTGGTTCGAGCAAGGCGCCACCCACGTGGACTGGTGGAACCTGCACAACGGCACGAGCGAAGCACCCACCACCGTCCACGGCGAGACCGACTACCAGGACGGGGGTGTGCTCTCCGCCGGAACCTGCGCCGGGGGGAAGTGCCAACCGCCGCGCGACACGCCCTTCCCCACCTACTGGGGCATCCGCTCGCTGACCGCACTGGCGCAGCCTGGCGACACCATCGTCAAGTCGTCCTCGGGCGACTCGTCGGTTGCCGTGCACGCGGTGCGGAGCAACAACGGCGGTCTGAACGTCATGCTGATCAACAAGAGCCCGCAGAACGCGGCGGAGGTGTCGCTCTCGTACGCCGGATTCACCCCGGCCGCAGGGGCGGTCACGACCGTTTCGTACGCCAAGGAAGGCACCGCCCTGACGACGGCGGAGCGGGGCACGGCGGTCGCACAGACGCTGCCGCCGTACTCGATCACGACTCTTCAGCTGAAGCCCGCGTCGAAGACTGCCGGCGCTGACAAGCCGTCGCCCCTCCCCAAGCCGACCGCCGCCACCCCGACCGCCGCCACGCCGGTTGTCTCCGCCTCCGGCACGACCGGCAGCCGTGCGCAGGCGGAGAAGGGCATACCCGTCGGCCACCCGAGCCCGAGCCCGAGCAGCACGTCCGGCGGCCTGGCTTCCACCGGGATGAGCGATGCTGTCACGTACAGCGCCGTCGGTGGCCTGCTGGCCATCGCTGCCGGAAGCGTCCTGGTGCTTCGCGGACGTCGCCGCAAGGCTCTGCACGGGAAGTGA
- a CDS encoding family 43 glycosylhydrolase has protein sequence MQHIYTADPAPLVHNGRVYLYTGHDEDGSTSFVMKDWRVWSSADMVNWTDHGSPMSLNTFSWAGANAWAGQAVERGGKFYWYVPVSVRATGQFAIGVAVSDSPTGPFRDALGHPLVENSEIDPTVFIDDDGQAYLYYGNPNLWYVRLNADMISYSGSPTQIPLTTAGFGTRTGDATRPTLYEEGPWFYKRNGLYYMVFAAKCCSEFIGYSTSPGPTGPWTYRGTIMPSEGSSFTNHAGVIDFNGGSYFFYHNGALPGGGGFTRSVAVEKFSYNADGSIPTFNMTTAGAPQVGTLDPYVRQEAETIAWGSGIETEPSSEGGMNVSWIENGDYVKVKGVAFGAGAGSFTTRVASNTSGGRVELHLDSPTGPTVGTCTVSGTGGWQTWSTVSCPVTGATGTHDLYLSFAGGSGYLFNMNWWQFTAGQPAFSSTAVAQHSGYCLDDPNQSTADGTQYRQYTCGAGAEQRFDFRPVPGVADTYSLVNRSSGKCLDIAGISTADGAAVHQWTCHGGTNQQFTLRQVAANDYQLAAVHSGKCVDVSGISTAVGALVHQWTCDSASALATKKNQVWRLTGKS, from the coding sequence GTGCAACACATTTACACCGCCGACCCGGCACCGCTGGTCCACAACGGCCGGGTCTACCTGTACACCGGGCACGACGAGGACGGCTCCACCTCCTTCGTGATGAAGGACTGGCGGGTGTGGTCCTCCGCCGACATGGTCAACTGGACCGACCACGGCTCGCCGATGAGCCTGAACACCTTCAGCTGGGCGGGCGCCAACGCGTGGGCGGGCCAGGCCGTCGAACGGGGCGGCAAGTTCTACTGGTACGTGCCGGTGTCGGTCCGGGCGACCGGCCAGTTCGCCATCGGCGTGGCGGTGTCGGACAGCCCCACCGGCCCGTTCCGGGACGCCCTCGGCCACCCGCTGGTGGAGAACAGTGAAATCGACCCCACCGTCTTCATCGACGACGACGGGCAGGCCTACCTGTATTACGGCAATCCGAATCTCTGGTACGTGCGGCTCAACGCCGACATGATCTCGTACTCCGGCAGCCCGACGCAGATACCGCTGACCACCGCGGGGTTCGGCACCCGTACGGGAGACGCGACCCGGCCCACCCTGTACGAGGAAGGCCCGTGGTTCTACAAGCGCAACGGCCTTTACTACATGGTGTTCGCGGCGAAATGCTGCTCCGAGTTCATCGGCTACTCCACCTCGCCCGGCCCGACCGGACCGTGGACGTATCGCGGCACCATCATGCCCTCGGAGGGCAGCAGCTTCACCAACCACGCCGGCGTCATCGATTTCAACGGCGGCTCGTACTTCTTCTACCACAACGGCGCTCTGCCGGGCGGTGGTGGCTTCACCCGGTCGGTTGCGGTGGAGAAGTTCAGCTACAACGCCGACGGCAGCATTCCGACGTTCAATATGACGACGGCCGGGGCCCCGCAGGTCGGCACGCTCGATCCTTATGTCCGCCAGGAAGCCGAGACCATCGCGTGGGGCAGCGGCATCGAAACCGAACCCTCCAGCGAGGGCGGGATGAACGTCAGCTGGATTGAGAACGGCGATTACGTCAAGGTCAAGGGCGTGGCATTCGGCGCAGGTGCCGGCTCGTTCACCACCAGGGTGGCATCGAACACCAGTGGCGGCCGAGTTGAGCTGCACCTGGACAGTCCTACCGGGCCAACGGTCGGGACCTGCACGGTGTCGGGCACCGGAGGCTGGCAGACCTGGAGCACGGTCTCGTGCCCTGTTACCGGTGCGACCGGGACCCACGATCTGTACCTGAGCTTCGCCGGTGGCAGCGGGTACCTGTTCAACATGAACTGGTGGCAGTTCACCGCCGGCCAGCCCGCCTTCTCGTCAACCGCCGTCGCCCAGCACAGCGGGTACTGCCTGGACGACCCCAACCAGAGCACCGCCGACGGCACTCAGTACCGGCAGTACACCTGCGGCGCCGGTGCGGAACAGCGGTTCGACTTCCGCCCGGTGCCAGGGGTGGCGGACACCTACTCCCTGGTGAACCGCTCCAGCGGCAAGTGCCTCGACATCGCCGGCATCTCCACCGCCGACGGCGCGGCGGTCCACCAGTGGACCTGCCACGGCGGCACGAACCAGCAGTTCACGCTGCGGCAGGTCGCCGCCAACGACTACCAGCTCGCCGCGGTGCACAGCGGCAAGTGCGTGGACGTCAGCGGGATCTCCACCGCCGTCGGAGCGCTGGTCCACCAGTGGACCTGTGACTCCGCCAGTGCTCTGGCCACCAAGAAGAACCAGGTCTGGCGCCTGACCGGCAAGAGCTGA